From Cupriavidus oxalaticus:
GCGCAAGGCCGACCGCCTGGTGGTGATGGACCGCGGCAAGATCGTCGAAGTCGGCAGCCACGACGAACTGCTGTTGCGCGAGGGCGCTTACTTCAAGCTGTACCAGGCGCAGGCGCGTAACGTCGATACCGAGGATGACGACGAGCGCGAAGCCGTGACCGAACTGCCGGAGGTGGCCAATGCCCACTGATATGACCTTGGCGGACACCAATGCCGCAGCCAGCGCGGCCTTCACGCTGTCGCGCAATCCGTTTGGCCGCCTGACGCTGAACCATGGCGACGGCACGATCTATGAAGGGGTGGTGCCGGTGCGGGCCTTTCCGATCTCCGCGCCGCAAGGCGGCATCGGCATGATGAGCGCCGATGGGCACGAGGTGGTGTGGATTCCGCGGCTTGAGGCCCTTCCCGCCAACGAGCGCAGGATGATCGAAGAAGAACTCGCATCGCGCGAGTTCATGCCGGAGATCGAGCGCATCGTTGAGGTGTCGACCTTTGCCACGCCGAGCGTATGGACCGTGCAGACTGATCGCGGGCGTACCTCTCTCGTGCTGCGCGGGGAAGAAGCGATCCGTCGCCTGTCAGGCAACACGCTGATGGTGTCCGACAGCCACGGCATTCATTACCTGATCCGTGACCTGATGGCGCTGGACAAGCACAGCCGCAAGCTGCTGGACCGGTTCCTTTGACGGCAGGCTGGCGACGCAGCGTTTCGTTTACTGGTAGTCGAGCGTAAATATCATGGCGCTCGACACGCTGCCAGGCGATGGCGCGCCCCCCAGCGAGACATAGCGCGCACCGAAGCGGTAGGTGGAAGGCACGTTGGCGGCAACGTTGCCCATGGCATTCCGTACTTGCAGCGGCACGGGCGCGCTGCCGATGGCGTCGACGATCTGCACGCCCACGTTGCTGGCCACGCCGCCCGTGCCGGCGCCAGCGATGCCGAGGATGCCATTGGGTGCCGACTGCACCGGCGTGCTCCCCCCGCCGTCCAGCGTCAGGCCGACGATGGCAGCCCCGCTGCAGGTCAGTTGGATCGAGAAGGGTGTATTACCGGCGGCGCCTTGTGTGGCCAGCGTGCGGGCGCTGACATTGGGCAACGTCACCACGGCGGGGTAGTTGACTGTGCAGGCAATCTCACGTGGCGAGGCATTGCCCGAAAAGCCGATGTAGTTGACGTAGCCGCCACCGAGCGCGCCTGAAAGCGAGCCTTGGTACACGCCGAAGCCAAAGCGTGTCTGGGTTGGGTCAAGATCGCCGCCTGCGATTGGGCCCGTCTTGACGAACTCAACCGATACCGATACGGAATAGG
This genomic window contains:
- a CDS encoding DUF1854 domain-containing protein, with the translated sequence MPTDMTLADTNAAASAAFTLSRNPFGRLTLNHGDGTIYEGVVPVRAFPISAPQGGIGMMSADGHEVVWIPRLEALPANERRMIEEELASREFMPEIERIVEVSTFATPSVWTVQTDRGRTSLVLRGEEAIRRLSGNTLMVSDSHGIHYLIRDLMALDKHSRKLLDRFL
- a CDS encoding fimbrial protein; the encoded protein is MPYLQTMNNMAVAVNLPVGSTIPGTTRYYTFTGACTEKPPAVVAGAPIISCYYGSGSEVMPGVYSTGVAGIGIRLRNAAGQPMTNAKGINCDTRTANLGSLNNDLTYSVSVSVEFVKTGPIAGGDLDPTQTRFGFGVYQGSLSGALGGGYVNYIGFSGNASPREIACTVNYPAVVTLPNVSARTLATQGAAGNTPFSIQLTCSGAAIVGLTLDGGGSTPVQSAPNGILGIAGAGTGGVASNVGVQIVDAIGSAPVPLQVRNAMGNVAANVPSTYRFGARYVSLGGAPSPGSVSSAMIFTLDYQ